One Clupea harengus chromosome 11, Ch_v2.0.2, whole genome shotgun sequence DNA window includes the following coding sequences:
- the LOC122133280 gene encoding calcium homeostasis modulator protein 5-like, translating into MDSFKVVLRILTDQKATIGYGFMAILTIGGERMFSMVSFKCPCNRDQNFAYGLTFLLGPAVVLLLIGLFVSNRLWRLYTGCCLNPMKLCPRGNCMGCCAALMKVVAGACVAPIMWLCVALLNGTFYECAVSGLDDNLVVPLLCKNKTRLCREELARVPCQRSKLPADENMELLLMFRAQSQILGWAIIIIAAVVGLIGTCYRNCRSQVSYLQLMFWKRYMDKEREKFDVYASEYATKLAERNLKSFFENHEPEAFPFPNHRAWEQVSSLYTFQHSEQYYSTLQRYVDCADRDYDPEKRPVLEMGRHIEMM; encoded by the exons ATGGATTCCTTCAAAGTCGTTCTGCGTATCCTGACCGACCAAAAAGCCACCATAGGCTATGGCTTCATGGCCATCCTCACTATAGGAGGCGAAAGGATGTTCTCCATGGTGTCTTTCAAATGCCCGTGCAACCGTGACCAGAACTTTGCCTATGGGTTAACCTTCCTGCTGGGACCAGCCGTAGTGCTGCTGCTCATAGGGCTGTTTGTCAGCAACCGCTTATGGAGGCTCTACACCGGCTGCTGCCTGAACCCCATGAAGCTTTGCCCCAGGGGCAACTGCATGGGCTGCTGTGCGGCACTCATGAAAGTGGTGGCTGGGGCGTGTGTGGCGCCCATTATGTGGCTCTGTGTGGCACTCCTCAACGGCACGTTCTACGAGTGTGCCGTCAGCGGTCTGGACGACAACCTGGTGGTGCCGTTGCTTTGCAAGAATAAGACTAGATTGTGCCGGGAGGAACTGGCACGGGTTCCATGCCAGAGATCCAAGCTCCCGGCGGACGAGAACATGGAGCTGCTCCTCATGTTCCGAGCTCAGTCACAG ATCCTGGGTTGGGCCATCATCATAATCGCAGCTGTGGTAGGTTTGATTGGCACTTGCTACAGAAACTGTCGCTCACAGGTGAGCTACCTTCAGCTCATGTTCTGGAAGCGCTACATGGACAAGGAGCGAGAGAAGTTTGACGTGTACGCCAGTGAATACGCCACCAAACTAGCAGAGCGCAATCTCAAGAGCTTCTTTGAGAACCACGAGCCTGAGGCATTCCCCTTTCCCAACCACAGGGCCTGGGAGCAGGTCTCGTCCCTGTACACGTTTCAACACAGTGAACAGTACTACAGCACCTTACAGCGCTATGTAGACTGTGCTGATCGAGACTACGACCCAGAGAAGAGACCTGTCTTGGAAATGGGACGTCACATTGAGATGATGTAG
- the LOC105897642 gene encoding RWD domain-containing protein 1: MTDYGEEQRNELEAIESIYPDSFTVLSEDPASFTITVTSDAGENDEMVEVTLKFTYVEKYPDEPPLWEIHAQENLEDPDAEDVLKLLQQQAEENLGMVMIFTLVTAVQEKLNEIVDQIKIRQEEEQKRQERETEEAEKKHFQGTVVTIENFLTWKAGFEKDMSDLKKRILQREEELAGKNKLTGKQLFERDHNLDTSDIQFLEEAGNSVEVDESLFQDIDDLDLDEDDPDFDPLALGSDED, encoded by the exons ATGACAGACTACGGAGAGGAGCAAAGGAACGAGTTGGAAGCAATAGAGTCCATATACCCGGACTCTTTCACAG TACTGTCAGAGGATCCAGCCAGCTTCACCATCACAGTCACGTCAGATGCAGGAGAAAATGACGAAA TGGTGGAAGTGACGTTAAAGTTCACCTATGTGGAGAAGTACCCAGATGAGCCCCCCCTCTGGGAGATTCACGCCCAGGAGAACCTGGAGGATCCAGACGCAGAGGATGTCCTCAAGTTACTACAACagcag GCAGAAGAGAACCTTGGAATGGTGATGATCTTTACGTTAGTCACTGCTGTGCAGGAGAAACTGAATGAAATAGTTGACCAGATTAAGATCAggcaagaggaggagcagaagagacaagagagggagacggaggaggCTGAGAAG AAGCACTTCCAGGGCACGGTGGTCACCATAGAAAACTTCCTGACGTGGAAGGCAGGCTTCGAGAAAGACATGAGTGACCTGAAGAAGAGAATactacagagagaggaggagctggCAGGGAAGAACAAACTCACAG GAAAACAACTATTTGAAAGAGACCATAATCTAGACACATCCGATATCCAGTTTCTGGAAGAAG CTGGCAACAGTGTGGAGGTGGACGAATCCCTGTTCCAGGACATTGACGATTTGGACCTGGATGAAGATGACCCAGATTTCGACCCATTAGCACTTGGTAGCGATGAGGACTGA
- the LOC122133320 gene encoding amine sulfotransferase-like isoform X1, whose translation MNCCHEVTNEDGQGKSWSESAGEGTAGQAPDVRLILHRGFYLIPGVNSPVVVDQIQNWEIRDSDIFLITYPKSGTIWMQQIIILIEAKGNAMATAGKPNCERMPWIEVKGSEETFLQAPLSSPRLSVTHLPYRLLPVGLRQKKAKIIYVARNPKDALVSYYHFHHFAAVLETPKDFNDFFEKFMDGRVYGNTWFEHIKAYYSHKDEMNILYVTYEDMIQDLRSVVEKVCSFLDRELTDSQMASVVEHARFNNMVRNPSANYRQVSATLLNQQRGSFMRKGTVGDWKNLFSVAQSERFDKVFQEEMTDVPLSFKWDLKEVSPSG comes from the exons ATGAATTGTTGTCACGAGGTCACAAATGAAGACGGCCAGGGAAAGAGCTGGTCAG AGTCTGCTGGTGAGGGCACTGCTGGTCAGGCCCCAGATGTGAGGTTGATTCTGCACCGGGGTTTTTACTTGATCCCTGGTGTCAACTCTCCTGTGGTGGTGGACCAAATCCAGAACTGGGAAATTCGAGATTCGGACATCTTTCTCATCACATACCCTAAATCAG GAACCATATGGATGCAGCAGATCATCATCCTGATTGAGGCGAAGGGCAACGCCATGGCAACTGCAGGGAAGCCGAACTGTGAGCGCATGCCCTGGATCGAGGTGAAGGGAAGTGAGGAGACGTTTCTACAGGCTCCCCTATCTTCTCCCCGCCTGAGCGTGACACACCTCCCGTACAGGCTCCTCCCAGTCGGCCTCAGACAGAAGAaagccaag ATCATTTATGTGGCGAGAAATCCGAAAGACGCCCTGGTGTCATATTACCACTTCCACCACTTTGCAGCAGTACTGGAGACTCCTAAGGACTTCAATGACTTCTTTGAAAAGTTCATGGATGGCAGAG tgtatGGTAACACTTGGTTTGAGCACATTAAGGCCTATTACTCACACAAGGACGAGATGAACATCCTGTATGTCACATACGAGGACATGATTCAG GATCTGCGGTCCGTGGTGGAGAAGGTGTGTTCTTTCTTGGACAGGGAACTCACCGACAGTCAGATGGCCAGCGTGGTGGAACACGCAAGATTCAACAACATGGTGCGGAACCCGTCCGCTAACTACAGACAAGTATCTGCTACACTCCTCAACCAGCAGAGGGGATCATTCATGAGGAAAG GGACTGTTGGTGATTGGAAAAATCTATTCAGTGTTGCCCAGAGTGAACGATTTGATAAGGTGTTTCAGGAGGAGATGACGGACGTACCCCTCTCATTCAAATGGGATCTGAAAGAGGTCTCGCCCTCAGGCTAA
- the LOC122133320 gene encoding amine sulfotransferase-like isoform X2 gives MKTARERAGQTVSSKSWFESAGEGTAGQAPDVRLILHRGFYLIPGVNSPVVVDQIQNWEIRDSDIFLITYPKSGTIWMQQIIILIEAKGNAMATAGKPNCERMPWIEVKGSEETFLQAPLSSPRLSVTHLPYRLLPVGLRQKKAKIIYVARNPKDALVSYYHFHHFAAVLETPKDFNDFFEKFMDGRVYGNTWFEHIKAYYSHKDEMNILYVTYEDMIQDLRSVVEKVCSFLDRELTDSQMASVVEHARFNNMVRNPSANYRQVSATLLNQQRGSFMRKGTVGDWKNLFSVAQSERFDKVFQEEMTDVPLSFKWDLKEVSPSG, from the exons ATGAAGACGGCCAGGGAAAGAGCTGGTCAG ACTGTCAGCTCTAAATCCTGGTTTG AGTCTGCTGGTGAGGGCACTGCTGGTCAGGCCCCAGATGTGAGGTTGATTCTGCACCGGGGTTTTTACTTGATCCCTGGTGTCAACTCTCCTGTGGTGGTGGACCAAATCCAGAACTGGGAAATTCGAGATTCGGACATCTTTCTCATCACATACCCTAAATCAG GAACCATATGGATGCAGCAGATCATCATCCTGATTGAGGCGAAGGGCAACGCCATGGCAACTGCAGGGAAGCCGAACTGTGAGCGCATGCCCTGGATCGAGGTGAAGGGAAGTGAGGAGACGTTTCTACAGGCTCCCCTATCTTCTCCCCGCCTGAGCGTGACACACCTCCCGTACAGGCTCCTCCCAGTCGGCCTCAGACAGAAGAaagccaag ATCATTTATGTGGCGAGAAATCCGAAAGACGCCCTGGTGTCATATTACCACTTCCACCACTTTGCAGCAGTACTGGAGACTCCTAAGGACTTCAATGACTTCTTTGAAAAGTTCATGGATGGCAGAG tgtatGGTAACACTTGGTTTGAGCACATTAAGGCCTATTACTCACACAAGGACGAGATGAACATCCTGTATGTCACATACGAGGACATGATTCAG GATCTGCGGTCCGTGGTGGAGAAGGTGTGTTCTTTCTTGGACAGGGAACTCACCGACAGTCAGATGGCCAGCGTGGTGGAACACGCAAGATTCAACAACATGGTGCGGAACCCGTCCGCTAACTACAGACAAGTATCTGCTACACTCCTCAACCAGCAGAGGGGATCATTCATGAGGAAAG GGACTGTTGGTGATTGGAAAAATCTATTCAGTGTTGCCCAGAGTGAACGATTTGATAAGGTGTTTCAGGAGGAGATGACGGACGTACCCCTCTCATTCAAATGGGATCTGAAAGAGGTCTCGCCCTCAGGCTAA